A stretch of Porites lutea chromosome 5, jaPorLute2.1, whole genome shotgun sequence DNA encodes these proteins:
- the LOC140937802 gene encoding laminin subunit beta-2-like, translated as MISDEMNHSKITCVQKMKPLKAAVVLFVQIFLFFSSASTGYAACQFSSCYADSQKKIPRPCMAAPTNMAFKRNITSSNTCGKPAGGYCELGPGRQCFECDANSTTKRHPPEFMVNNEFDTPYSLREVTWWQSQTWWETNTQGLSTKDDSLKVNITLSFGRRFHISGGIKVRFYNERPLEMFLEKSKDFGKTWRVLQYFAFDCSKSYNMLGTTPVDKNSLFNATCTEDYSGQYPPRYGKVEYRFDARYEPGCGYFNQDIQNFMLATNVRIRLEKPFTDGLGSLFPIEENLNKYYYAISDIVITGRCNCNGHAQYCTGPRMQETCDCEHNTAGNDCEICEPMFNNRPWMPANATHANECQECRCNNHGLSCKYNDTLGLGICTSCQHNTKGQHCEKCQAMFYRDSTVSLDHPNTCIACNCFREGITNDGSCVQEATPMAQAGQCQCKNKVFGQQCDQCIPGYWGYRLHPPGECRACECNNLGTINDTVQCDQYTGACPCKPSIHGRYCDECKDGFYFFPITGASECLRCPCDLGGAYPRCNKVTGSCTCRVGVEGSQCQRSEQGRFFPSLDFMKFEVEDMNGTFTTFTPSEGSRISFTGSGFAMLHPGQFAHTSVADMTLASHEYHAVVRYSIMESCFFGFPSKLVLIVNSLSSNDSSEFNIFLDQLPQGSGQAWQSRSTLQLFSDEVYNLTLTYNASDSSDNCSVLLDSLVFIPDVNITRVYTGSSEETQNQLQSCVRAKTSLSQAQSEPAQCQGLVFSVSSEIYNGTLPCGCDPVGTVAGSHCTAYGGQCPCLPGVVGRTCDSCDVGFYGFSAAGCKRCQCSIAGSLSSACHMITGECSCKSNVEGSNCDICKSGTFNLDSGNHQGCLHCFGYFRAISCLSATGFVASTITSQFVNETVFNWTVVNRTGGVVPFASSASSGLVVTSPSSPTVVYIAAPSKFLGAQFKSYGQHLNVKMEIRDPGSGQKPLAASGDVILENGAREVALNFIPSPSPNVTSYHVILDETHVVSEPPVSPLEFQSILAELMSFKIRATYYPFPQGSVTFKEVTMETAVQAQDAPGEVSVGFVENATCHVNYTGLSCEQCAQGFTREVNGSGPFGRCVLCSCNNRSTQCDSETGVCINCQVGTYGNHCELCTNNVQGPECRRCKPGYWGLSESGCKACDCYSLGTALGNSTLCDQVTGQCMCNATANIGGRRCDMCRENSWNNSVGLCEECPPCYSSIQEDVNLLRGKIQGMHAHLVTLINHPAMPHDQTFVESLRQLVAEVSELTQTINAALEAERNSTSQWIRFASAVDDLGLRLNNTIATTINNTLHYTAIVTANRRETETAVTEIRDVITEAARVLGTPMRMELDQVEVLSRSIARVAGQLEELTRSIKQETNRTLAANKTIQTRVEYAAKTVNVAAEMARNATDTQAQVGTLLEPLNKNASTVKVLGEQTVAMVSDKLAKAHKTYSDSLEVMYAARSANPDRTSALYNLKQQTTDARNLAAEYFNQTSSLYQTSATVITQVNVAIERSANLSNEVRSVLTNSTQGHQFSQSALTAARDAVSRANRVHGHAQRMLNVANNFQDESRLAQAYANRSLLGVALIQNVTIQIIQEVSTVNESSVSILFTAEEAARLGNIVKNLTDSERQVVEKAHRLANQLMNETSAKNLINNTVENFVAREIEPVQNLCQNLSSRASNMSNHSAVLLRRAVDANNTAQRLSALIGRLLNESSSLPRVNVDHLSTLRGEVSSAREQFDGLQLGPQLVELRREIQLQKGKLDLYKDRIGQLRTDINEKRKLLASLPDVSPC; from the exons ATGATTTCAGATGAAATGAATCATTCAAAGATTACTTGTGTGCAGAAGATGAAACCTTTAAAAGCAGCGGTTGTACTGTTTGTtcaaattttcttgttcttctCCAGTGCATCAACAGGGTATGCTGCCTGTCAATTCAGTAGCTGCTATGCAGACTCCCAGAAGAAAATACCGCGACCATGCATGGCTGCACCAACCAACATGGCATTTAAGCGAAACATCACTTCTAGCAATACCTGCGGCAAGCCTGCTGGTGGATATTGTGAGCTAGGGCCAGGACGTCAGTGCTTTGAGTGTGATGCAAACAGCACTACCAAACGGCATCCACCAGAATTCATGGTTAACAATGAATTTGACACTCCTTATTCACTCAGAGAAGTAACATGGTGGCAGTCTCAGACTTGGTGGGAAACAAATACGCAAGGCCTCTCCACAAAGGATGATTCTTTAAAAGTTAACATAACACTGTCATTTGGCAGAAGGTTTCACATATCTGGTGGTATAAAAGTGAGATTTTACAATGAAAGGCCACTTGAGATGTTTTtggagaagtccaaagactttGGAAAAACATGGAGAgttttgcaatattttgctTTTGATTGTTCTAAGTCATACAACATGCTTGGAACAACTCCTGTTGATAAAAACAGTCTATTTAATGCAACGTGCACTGAAGATTATAGTGGACAGTACCCTCCCAGATATGGAAAAGTGGAGTACAGGTTTGATGCAAGATACGAACCAGGATGTGGTTACTTTAATCAAGATATCCAGAATTTCATGCTTGCAACAAATGTGCGCATCAGACTGGAAAAACCATTTACTGATGGCCTTGGAAGTTTATTTCCAATTGAAGAAAACCTCAACAAATACTATTATGCTATTTCAGACATTGTCATAACAGGACGGTGTAACTGTAATGGGCATGCACAGTACTGTACTGGACCTCGCATGCAAGAGACTTGTGATTGTGAGCATAACACTGCTGGAAATGATTGTGAAATATGCGAGCCAATGTTTAATAATCGTCCTTGGATGCCTGCTAATGCCACCCATGCAAATGAGTGTCAAG AGTGTCGGTGTAATAACCATGGTTTGTCTTGCAAATACAATGATACTTTGGGCCTTGGAATTTGCACCAGTTGCCAGCACAATACTAAAGGACAGCATTGTGAAAAATGCCAAGCAATGTTTTATAGGGATTCAACTGTGTCACTGGACCACCCAAACACTTGTATTG CGTGCAACTGTTTTCGCGAGGGTATCACAAATGATGGTTCATGTGTCCAGGAGGCTACACCCATGGCACAGGCTGGACAGTGTCAATGTAAGAACAAGGTGTTTGGACAGCAGTGTGACCAGTGCATTCCAGGCTACTGGGGATATAGATTACATCCACCTGGGGAATGCAGAG CTTGTGAATGCAATAATCTAGGAACAATAAACGACACCGTACAGTGTGATCAGTATACAGGTGCCTGTCCTTGCAAACCAAGTATCCATGGCAGATACTGTGATGAGTGCAAAGACGGCTTTTACTTCTTTCCAATAACTGGGGCATCAGAGTGTCTGCGGTGTCCCTGTGATTTGGGTGGGGCATATCCTCGCTGCAATAAAGTTACAG gaTCCTGCACTTGTCGTGTTGGTGTTGAAGGAAGCCAGTGTCAAAGATCTGAACAAGGACGATTCTTCCCTTCACTGGACTTCATGAAGTTCGAAGTAGAAGACATGAATGGCACATTCACTACCTTTACTCCTTCTGAAGGTAGCAGAATCTCTTTCACTGGCAGTGGCTTTGCCATGCTTCATCCAGGACAATTTGCTCACACAAGTGTTGCTGATATGACCCTGGCCAGTCATGAGTATCATGCTGTTGTTAGATACAGCATCATGGAGAGCTGCTTTTTTGGTTTTCCATCAAAGCTCGTCTTAATTGTTAACTCCTTGTCTTCTAATGACAGTTCAGAGTTCAATATCTTTTTGGATCAGCTACCACAGGGGTCTGGACAGGCCTGGCAATCACGCAGCACTCTTCAGTTGTTTTCAGATGAAGTTTATAACTTAACACTGACTTACAATGCTtctgacagcagtgacaactgTTCTGTTCTTTTGGATTCACTTGTCTTCATTCCTGATGTCAACATTACAAGGGTATACACGGGGTCCAGTGAGGAAACTCAGAATCAACTTCAGAGTTGTGTGCGAGCAAAAACGTCTCTCTCACAAGCGCAGTCCGAACCAGCACAGTGTCAGGGACTGGTGTTTTCTGTCAGCTCAGAGATTTACAATGGGACCTTAC CTTGTGGTTGTGATCCAGTGGGTACAGTAGCAGGATCACATTGTACAGCATATGGCGGACAGTGTCCCTGTCTTCCTGGTGTGGTGGGACGAACTTGTGACTCATGTGATGTTGGCTTTTATGGATTCTCTGCTGCTGGATGCAAGC GTTGTCAATGTTCAATCGCTGGATCGTTAAGCTCAGCCTGTCATATGATCACCGGCGAGTGTAGCTGTAAGAGCAATGTTGAGGGCTCTAACTGTGACATTTGTAAGTCTGGTACATTTAACTTGGACAGTGGTAACCATCAGGGATGTTTGCACTGCTTTGGCTACTTTCGTGCTATCAGTTGTTTATCTGCTACTGGATTTGTTGCATCAACTATCACAAGCCAGTTTGTAAATGAAACAG TGTTTAATTGGACAGTCGTTAACAGAACAGGCGGTGTTGTGCCATTTGCCAGTTCTGCGAGCAGTGGACTGGTTGTTACATCTCCTTCCTCCCCAACAGTTGTCTACATAGCAGCGCCATCAAAATTTCTTGGTGCACAGTTTAAATCTTATGGTCAGCACCTAAACGTCAAA ATGGAAATAAGAGATCCTGGAAGTGGCCAGAAGCCACTTGCAGCTAGCGGTGACGTCATCCTTGAAAATGGAGCGCGAGAAGTGGCCTTAAACTTTATACCCTCTCCCTCACCAAACGTCACATCATATCACGTGATACTGGATGAAACTCACGTGGTTAGTGAGCCGCCCGTCTCGCCGCTTGAGTTCCAGTCCATTCTGGCCGAGCTGATGTCATTTAAGATCCGTGCCACATACTATCCCTTCCCGCAAGGAAGCGTGACATTCAAAGAAGTTACCATGGAAACAGCTGTGCAAGCTCAGGACGCACCTGGGGAAGTGAGCGTTGGATTTGTGGAAAATGCGACATGTCACGTGAACTACACAGGACTGTCTTGTGAACAGTGTGCACAAG GGTTTACTCGTGAAGTAAATGGAAGTGGTCCATTTGGCCGTTGTGTTTTGTGTTCGTGTAATAACAGGAGCACCCAGTGTGACAGCGAGACTGGTGTGTGTATCAACTGCCAAGTGGGTACTTATGGCAACCACTGTGAGCTGTGTACCAACAACGTACAGGGACCCGAGTGCAGACGGTGTAAACCTGGTTACTGGGGACTCTCAGAGAGTGGTTGTAAAG CTTGTGACTGCTACTCCCTCGGGACTGCTCTTGGTAATAGCACCTTATGTGACCAAGTTACGGGACAGTGTATGTGTAACGCAACAGCGAATATCGGCGGCAGACGCTGTGACATGTGCAGAGAAAACAGTTGGAATAACTCAGTTGGGCTGTGTGAAG AATGCCCTCCATGTTACTCTTCCATACAAGAGGACGTGAATTTACTGCGTGGTAAGATCCAAGGTATGCACGCTCATCTAGTGACCCTCATCAACCATCCCGCCATGCCTCACGATCAGACATTTGTTGAAAGCCTGCGCCAGCTTGTAGCTGAGGTCAGTGAACTCACACAAACAATAAACGCAGCTCTAGAGGCGGAGAGAAACTCAACATCTCAATGGATACGGTTTGCCTCAGCGGTGGACGATCTGGGTTTAAGGCTTAATAACACTATAGCAACCACGATAAACAACACACTTCATTATACAGCCATTGTGACAGCCAACAGGAGAGAGACTGAGACAGCTGTGACGGAGATTCGTGACGTCATTACGGAGGCGGCGCGCGTGTTGGGCACTCCAATGAGAATGGAATTGGACCAAGTGGAAGTCTTGTCCAGGTCCATCGCGCGTGTCGCGGGACAACTGGAGGAGCTTACACGCAGTATAAAACAAGAAACGAATCGCACTCTTGCTGCTAACAAGACCATTCAGACTCGCGTGGAGTACGCGGCTAAAACGGTAAATGTTGCCGCCGAAATGGCGCGAAATGCCACAGATACGCAGGCGCAAGTTGGTACGTTGCTGGAACCGCTGAATAAAAACGCGTCTACAGTGAAAGTTTTAGGAGAACAGACAGTGGCGATGGTATCTGATAAATTAGCGAAGGCTCATAAAACGTACAGCGACAGCTTAGAAGTGATGTATGCTGCAAGAAGCGCAAACCCAGACAGGACCAGT GCTTTGTACAacttaaaacaacaaacaacgGATGCAAGGAATCTAGCAGCGGAGTATTTTAACCAGACCAGTAGTTTATACCAAACTAGCGCTACTGTGATTACCCAAGTCAACGTGGCGATTGAAAGATCAGCAAACTTAAGCAACGAAGTACGTTCTGTACTTACTAACAGCACACAAGGACATCAGTTCTCCCAGTCTGCGCTGACTGCCGCCCGCGATGCTGTATCCAGAGCAAACCGCGTACACGGGCATGCGCAAAGAATGCTGAACGTGGCTAACAATTTTCAAGATGAATCTCGTCTTGCCCAGGCCTATGCTAACAGGTCACTGTTAGGCGTTGCCTTGATTCAAAACGTCACTATTCAGATAATACAGGAAGTATCTACGGTTAACGAGTCATCTGTAAGCATTCTGTTTACTGCTGAAGAGGCCGCGCGCCTGGGAAACATCGTTAAGAATCTTACTGACTCCGAACGACAG GTTGTGGAGAAAGCTCATCGCCTTGCTAACCAACTAATGAACGAAACTTCCGCAAAGAACTTGATTAACAATACCGTGGAAAACTTCGTAGCCAGAGAAATAGAACCAGTGCAAAACCTCTGCCAGAACTTGTCATCCAGGGCTTCTAACATGTCTAACCACAGTGCAGTCCTTCTGAGGCGAGCCGTGGATGCAAATAACACCGCTCAGCGGCTGAGTGCTCTCATCGGGCGCTTACTGAATGAGAGCTCTAGTTTGCCTCGTGTCAATGTGGACCATCTGTCCACCCTTAGGGGTGAGGTTAGTTCAGCAAGAGAGCAATTCGACGGGTTGCAACTCGGACCACAGTTGGTAGAATTAAGAAGAGAGATTCAACTTCAGAAGGGAAAGTTGGATTTATACAAAGACCGGATTGGACAACTTCGAACTGATATAAACGAAAAGAGGAAATTACTGGCGTCTCTACCAGATGTTAGCCCGTGTTAA
- the LOC140938472 gene encoding NADH dehydrogenase [ubiquinone] 1 alpha subcomplex assembly factor 3-like, whose amino-acid sequence MANVLCVFRCSRNILRKPACLIPKRYEQHSVEKEPMKTTVSFIADIKDKDGMRNYPPYVTSYSSQGFNIKGIKVFGSVALLPTIFYHWRIKQAEDITPESLVLFTVMEPPIEIVVVGTGDKSSRLDPKIQSYLRKHYISLEVQDTANAAATFNFLLEERRLVGAALIPPKSIVEH is encoded by the exons ATGGCGAACGTACTTTGTGTTTTTAGATGttcaagaaatattttgagGAAGCCGGCTTGCTT AATTCCCAAAAGATATGAACAACACAGTGTAGAAAAAGAAccaatgaaaacaacagttaGTTTTATCGCAGACATTAAAGACAAAGATGGCATGAGAAACTATCCACCCTATGTGACTTCCTACAGTTCCCAGGGCTTTAATATTAAGGGTATCAAAGTTTTTGGTTCTGTTGCTCTTCTTCCAACAATATTCTATCACTGGCGG ATAAAGCAAGCTGAGGATATCACCCCAGAAAGTCTTGTGCTTTTTACAGTAATGGAACCACCCATAG AAATTGTGGTTGTGGGAACAGGAGATAAGTCCTCGCGTCTGGACCCCAAAATACAAAGCTACCTCAGGAAGCACTATATTTCTTTGGAAGTTCAGGATACT GCAAATGCTGCAGCAACCTTCAACTTTCTTCTAGAAGAGAGGCGGTTAGTTGGAGCTGCTCTTATTCCACCTAAGTCAATTGTTGAACATTAA